A DNA window from Linepithema humile isolate Giens D197 chromosome 6, Lhum_UNIL_v1.0, whole genome shotgun sequence contains the following coding sequences:
- the Shmt gene encoding serine hydroxymethyltransferase isoform X1 produces the protein MAGNWSSLNRRGLQLVENLLRVRKRRMKNIIDEGHVLNYDPLHGRNIHHSTTCYAPKHSMAGILHKNVWDADPELFELMKKEKNRQESGLEMIASENFTSLSVLQCLSSCLHNKYSEGMPGQRYYGGNEYIDEIELLAQKRALDAFNLDPAKWGCNVQPYSGSPANFAVYTGLLEPHGRIMGLDLPDGGHLTHGFFTANKKISATSIFFESMPYKVNPETGFIDYDELAKNAKLFKPKIIIAGVSCYSRCLNYKRFREIADENGAYLFSDMAHVSGLVAAGLIPSPFEFSDVVSTTTHKTLRGPRAGVIFFRKGVRSIAKDGTKIMYDLESRINQAVFPGLQGGPHNHAIAAIATTMKQATTPEFVAYQKQIVANAKKLCAGLQERGYKISTDGTDVHMLLVDLRSFGITGSKAEKILEDISIACNKNTVPGDKSALNPSGIRLGTPALTTRGLVEKDIDKVVDFIDKGLQLSKKVSAISGPKLVDFKRVLNTDENIKAQVASLREEVETFSKQFQIPGHEIY, from the exons ATGGCTGGAAACTGGTCGAGTTTAAACCGACGTGGTCTTCAATTGGTCGAGAATCTACTACGCGTCCGGAAACGACGTATGAAGAATATAATCGATGAAGGACACGTTCTGAACTACGACCCTTTACACGGCAGAAACATACATCACTCGACCACGTGCTACGCACCGAAGCAT AGTATGGCTGGAATACTCCATAAAAATGTTTGGGATGCCGATCCCGAGCTTTTTGAATTGatgaagaaagagaagaaccGCCAAGAATCCGGACTTGAGATGATTGCCAGTGAAAACTTTACATCTCTCAGTGTGTTACAGTGCCTGAGTTCGTGTCTGCATAACAAGTACAGCGAGGGAATGCCCGGTCAAAG GTACTACGGTGGAAACGAATATATCGATGAAATCGAATTACTGGCGCAAAAACGCGCTCTGGACGCCTTCAATCTAGATCCGGCAAAATGGGGCTGTAACGTGCAGCCTTATTCGGGAAGTCCGGCGAACTTCGCGGTGTACACGGGTCTGTTGGAGCCTCACGGGCGCATAATGGGTCTCGATTTGCCCGACGGCGGCCACCTCACTCACG GCTTCTTCACGGCGAACAAGAAGATCTCCGCCACGTCCATCTTTTTCGAATCGATGCCGTACAAAGTTAATCCTGAGACCGGTTTCATCGACTACGACGAGCTCGCGAAGAATGCGAAATTGTTCAAGCCGAAAATCATCATTGCCGGAGTGTCCTGCTACAGCAGATGTCTCAACTACAAGCGTTTCCGCGAGATTGCCGATGAGAATGGCGCCTATCTCTTCAGCGACATGGCTCACGTCTCTGGACTGGTCGCCGCCGGATTGATACCCAGCCCCTTCGAGTTTAGCGACGTTGTTTCGACAACTACGCATAAGACTCTACG AGGTCCACGTGCTGGCGTTATCTTTTTCCGAAAAGGAGTCCGAAGCATTGCGAAGGATGGCACGAAGATCATGTACGATTTAGAAAGTAGGATCAATCAGGCAGTCTTTCCGGGTCTTCAAGGTGGGCCTCACAATCACGCGATCGCCGCTATAGCCACTACTATGAAACAAGCGACAACGCCGGAGTTCGTCGCTTACCAAAAGCAGATAGTGGCTAACGCGAAGAAATTGTGCGCCGGTTTGCAGGAGCGTGGTTACAAAATCAGTACCGATGGCACGGACGTTCATATGTTGTTGGTGGATCTACGCTCCTTCGGTATCACCGGTTCGAAGGCGGAGAAGATTTTGGAGGATATTTCCATTGCCTGCAACAAGAACACTGTTCCCGGTGACAAAAGTGCATTGAATCCTAGTGGTATCAGATTAGGAACGCCGGCACTTACCACTCGTGGCTTAGTCGAGAAAGACATCGACAAAGTCGTGGACTTTATAGATAAAG GACTGCAACTTTCGAAGAAAGTGAGTGCTATTTCCGGACCGAAGTTGGTGGACTTCAAGAGAGTATTAAATACGGACGAGAATATTAAAGCACAAGTTGCGAGTCTGAGAGAGGAAGTCGAAACCTTTTCGAAGCAATTTCAAATTCCTGGTcacgaaatatattaa
- the Shmt gene encoding serine hydroxymethyltransferase isoform X2, translating into MAGILHKNVWDADPELFELMKKEKNRQESGLEMIASENFTSLSVLQCLSSCLHNKYSEGMPGQRYYGGNEYIDEIELLAQKRALDAFNLDPAKWGCNVQPYSGSPANFAVYTGLLEPHGRIMGLDLPDGGHLTHGFFTANKKISATSIFFESMPYKVNPETGFIDYDELAKNAKLFKPKIIIAGVSCYSRCLNYKRFREIADENGAYLFSDMAHVSGLVAAGLIPSPFEFSDVVSTTTHKTLRGPRAGVIFFRKGVRSIAKDGTKIMYDLESRINQAVFPGLQGGPHNHAIAAIATTMKQATTPEFVAYQKQIVANAKKLCAGLQERGYKISTDGTDVHMLLVDLRSFGITGSKAEKILEDISIACNKNTVPGDKSALNPSGIRLGTPALTTRGLVEKDIDKVVDFIDKGLQLSKKVSAISGPKLVDFKRVLNTDENIKAQVASLREEVETFSKQFQIPGHEIY; encoded by the exons ATGGCTGGAATACTCCATAAAAATGTTTGGGATGCCGATCCCGAGCTTTTTGAATTGatgaagaaagagaagaaccGCCAAGAATCCGGACTTGAGATGATTGCCAGTGAAAACTTTACATCTCTCAGTGTGTTACAGTGCCTGAGTTCGTGTCTGCATAACAAGTACAGCGAGGGAATGCCCGGTCAAAG GTACTACGGTGGAAACGAATATATCGATGAAATCGAATTACTGGCGCAAAAACGCGCTCTGGACGCCTTCAATCTAGATCCGGCAAAATGGGGCTGTAACGTGCAGCCTTATTCGGGAAGTCCGGCGAACTTCGCGGTGTACACGGGTCTGTTGGAGCCTCACGGGCGCATAATGGGTCTCGATTTGCCCGACGGCGGCCACCTCACTCACG GCTTCTTCACGGCGAACAAGAAGATCTCCGCCACGTCCATCTTTTTCGAATCGATGCCGTACAAAGTTAATCCTGAGACCGGTTTCATCGACTACGACGAGCTCGCGAAGAATGCGAAATTGTTCAAGCCGAAAATCATCATTGCCGGAGTGTCCTGCTACAGCAGATGTCTCAACTACAAGCGTTTCCGCGAGATTGCCGATGAGAATGGCGCCTATCTCTTCAGCGACATGGCTCACGTCTCTGGACTGGTCGCCGCCGGATTGATACCCAGCCCCTTCGAGTTTAGCGACGTTGTTTCGACAACTACGCATAAGACTCTACG AGGTCCACGTGCTGGCGTTATCTTTTTCCGAAAAGGAGTCCGAAGCATTGCGAAGGATGGCACGAAGATCATGTACGATTTAGAAAGTAGGATCAATCAGGCAGTCTTTCCGGGTCTTCAAGGTGGGCCTCACAATCACGCGATCGCCGCTATAGCCACTACTATGAAACAAGCGACAACGCCGGAGTTCGTCGCTTACCAAAAGCAGATAGTGGCTAACGCGAAGAAATTGTGCGCCGGTTTGCAGGAGCGTGGTTACAAAATCAGTACCGATGGCACGGACGTTCATATGTTGTTGGTGGATCTACGCTCCTTCGGTATCACCGGTTCGAAGGCGGAGAAGATTTTGGAGGATATTTCCATTGCCTGCAACAAGAACACTGTTCCCGGTGACAAAAGTGCATTGAATCCTAGTGGTATCAGATTAGGAACGCCGGCACTTACCACTCGTGGCTTAGTCGAGAAAGACATCGACAAAGTCGTGGACTTTATAGATAAAG GACTGCAACTTTCGAAGAAAGTGAGTGCTATTTCCGGACCGAAGTTGGTGGACTTCAAGAGAGTATTAAATACGGACGAGAATATTAAAGCACAAGTTGCGAGTCTGAGAGAGGAAGTCGAAACCTTTTCGAAGCAATTTCAAATTCCTGGTcacgaaatatattaa
- the LOC105676885 gene encoding Golgi to ER traffic protein 4 homolog: MASRYSHGVQRVLAKLEASINSENYYEAHQMYRTLYFRYLGQRKYSELLELLYNGSMLLLQHEQHASGADLGILFINVLTQSGTEPTQSFFEKITSLFSLMSPTSPEREMFVQSALKWSTKGTDYKTGHPDLHQKVAQVFWREKNYIMARQHFIHSRDGSGCAAMLVELHEQRGYVNEIDLFIAQAVLQYLCLQNKATAQEAFNSYTSRHPKINSGPPYLLPLLNFLFFLLKTIDSGKLAMFTILCEQYQISLNRDPCYRQYLDKIGQLFFNIPPPRPRNQGLFGSLLQSFFNGLEDDDSDDEQRNTASTSHAAQELD; the protein is encoded by the exons ATGGCCTCGCGGTACAGTCACGGTGTTCAGCGAGTTTTAGCGAAATTGGAGGCGTCGATAAACtcggaaaattattatgaagcCCATCAGATGTACAGAACTTTGTATTTCAG ATATCTCGGCCAGAGAAAATATTCGGAGCTTTTGGAATTGCTATACAATGGATCGATGCTTTTATTACAGCATGAACAG CATGCAAGTGGAGCCGACTtaggaattttatttattaatgtcttAACACAATCTGGGACGGAACCCACGCAAAGCTTCTTTGAGAAGATTACAAGCTTGTTTAGCTTAATGAGCCCTACTTCTCCAGAGAGGGAAATGTTTGTGCAATCAGCACTTAAATGGAGTACAAAGGGTACAGATTATAAAACTGGTCATCCAGATTTACATCAAAAGGTGGCTCAAGTCTTTTGGAGAG aaaagaattatataatggCAAGACAACACTTTATACATAGTAGAGATGGTTCCGGATGTGCAGCCATGTTGGTTGAACTTCATGAACAACGTGGATATGTGAACGAAATAGATCTCTTCATAGCTCAAGCAGTTTTACA ATATCTTTGTTTACAAAACAAAGCAACGGCACAAGAGGCCTTCAATTCTTATACTTCAAGgcatccaaaaataaatagtgGCCCCCCATATCTTCTTCCTTTGTTAAACTTCTTGTTTTTTCTTCTCAAAACAATTGACAG TGGTAAACTAGCAATGTTTACAATTCTTTGCGAACAGTACCAGATATCCTTAAATAGAGATCCATGTTATCGACAGTACTTAGACAAAATAGGCcaactctttttcaatattccaCCTCCGCGTCCACGTAATCAAGGATTATTCGGCTCATTGTTGCAATCTTTCTTCAATGGCCTGGAGGACGATGATTCGGATGATGAACAACGAAATACCGCCTCGACCTCGCATGCTGCCCAAGAACTTGATTGA